The following are encoded together in the Pelosinus sp. IPA-1 genome:
- a CDS encoding GNAT family N-acetyltransferase encodes MKFTMTDNPKEEDIQEILNHLREYNLSRIECKLVKPIAIFVTDENGSKIGGITGETHGNWLEIDYLWVDEKARGARVGSKLVRDVETEAQKRGCTYVFLNTFSFQAKDFYIKLGYKEVFTLEQYPITGKRHYFVKQLA; translated from the coding sequence ATGAAGTTTACAATGACCGATAACCCAAAGGAAGAGGATATCCAAGAAATATTGAATCATCTTCGTGAATACAATCTTAGTCGTATTGAATGCAAACTCGTCAAACCGATCGCAATCTTTGTTACTGATGAAAATGGTAGTAAAATCGGGGGAATTACCGGAGAAACACATGGTAATTGGCTCGAAATCGATTATTTATGGGTGGATGAGAAAGCAAGAGGGGCAAGGGTTGGCTCAAAATTGGTCCGGGATGTTGAAACCGAAGCCCAAAAAAGAGGCTGTACTTATGTATTTCTAAATACATTTAGTTTTCAAGCTAAGGATTTTTATATAAAACTAGGTTACAAAGAAGTATTTACCTTGGAGCAATATCCTATCACAGGAAAACGTCATTACTTTGTAAAGCAATTGGCATAA
- a CDS encoding gluconate:H+ symporter: MPLVILALGIVILFILIIGVKLNSFLSLILVSLTVGLAEGLPLLKVVDSIESGVGGTLGHLALVISLGSMLGKLMVDSGGAQRIALHLIDQFGKKYVKWAVCLTGFIVGIALFYEVGFVLLIPLVFTIAVSAGVPLLEVGVPMAAALSVTHCFLPPHPGPTAIAVIFNADIGLTLVYGFLIAIPTIIVAGPFFYETMKDLNPSVPEGLHSHKSFSEEEMPSFGTSLFTTLIPVFLMAAASLTKLTLPKESPVTQFFAFVGNADMALLLAVLVAFYTFGLKRGKTVAEIMESVQQSAMTIAMILLVVGGGGAFKQVLIDSGVGKYIASLMAGSQLSPLVLAWIIAAVLRLAVGSATVAALTTGGMVLPLVAATGVSPELMVLATGAGSVMAGPPNDPGFWMFKEFFNLSVRETVRSWCVMETAISFMGLAGVLLINAFIS, translated from the coding sequence ATGCCGTTAGTGATTTTAGCCTTAGGGATTGTCATCCTGTTTATTCTCATTATTGGGGTGAAGCTCAACAGCTTTCTGTCCTTGATTTTAGTTTCCTTAACTGTTGGTCTGGCAGAGGGACTACCCCTCTTAAAAGTAGTGGATTCCATTGAAAGCGGTGTAGGGGGAACCTTAGGACATTTGGCGTTAGTCATTAGTCTGGGATCTATGCTAGGCAAACTCATGGTGGACAGTGGCGGGGCACAGCGCATTGCCCTTCATCTCATTGACCAGTTTGGTAAGAAGTATGTGAAATGGGCAGTGTGTTTGACGGGTTTCATTGTGGGCATTGCCTTATTCTATGAAGTGGGCTTTGTCCTCCTCATTCCCTTAGTCTTTACCATTGCCGTATCGGCAGGGGTGCCTCTGTTGGAAGTTGGTGTACCTATGGCGGCGGCTTTATCCGTTACCCATTGCTTTTTGCCGCCCCATCCAGGGCCTACGGCAATCGCTGTCATCTTTAATGCAGATATTGGACTTACGTTAGTCTATGGTTTTCTGATTGCCATACCGACGATTATTGTAGCCGGCCCTTTCTTCTACGAAACCATGAAGGATCTCAATCCTTCTGTACCAGAAGGACTGCATAGCCATAAGTCGTTTAGCGAAGAAGAAATGCCTAGTTTTGGGACGAGTCTCTTTACTACCTTGATTCCTGTATTTTTGATGGCGGCAGCTTCCCTTACGAAGTTAACCCTTCCCAAGGAGTCGCCTGTGACTCAGTTCTTTGCCTTCGTAGGTAATGCAGATATGGCCTTATTATTAGCCGTTCTTGTCGCCTTCTACACCTTTGGATTGAAACGGGGAAAAACCGTGGCAGAGATCATGGAATCAGTACAGCAGTCTGCCATGACCATTGCCATGATTCTGCTGGTAGTTGGCGGTGGCGGTGCTTTTAAGCAGGTGCTGATTGACAGCGGGGTAGGCAAGTACATTGCCTCTTTAATGGCAGGCTCTCAGTTGTCCCCATTAGTATTGGCATGGATCATTGCCGCTGTTCTTCGCCTTGCAGTAGGTTCTGCAACGGTGGCTGCCTTGACGACAGGAGGAATGGTACTGCCACTCGTTGCGGCAACGGGAGTCAGCCCGGAACTTATGGTTTTGGCTACCGGGGCGGGCAGTGTCATGGCGGGGCCACCCAATGACCCAGGATTTTGGATGTTCAAAGAGTTCTTCAATCTTTCCGTGCGGGAGACGGTACGATCCTGGTGCGTGATGGAAACCGCCATTTCCTTCATGGGCTTGGCTGGCGTACTCTTAATCAATGCCTTTATCTCGTAA
- a CDS encoding MATE family efflux transporter, whose amino-acid sequence MSEIFREKNIIKTFLNYSIPCIVGMFLTSFIIIVDGIFIGWKVGENGLAAINLTLPVFYILMAVTITIGVGGVTLATQSLGAKENHRANYYFSFSLMAIFVINTIIVVMIAVFLDEVVMLLNAKDFMYQYVKDFLSVVVYFYIFMMMNMAFSMFIRAEGKPQLSLLFGLAGNVFNFILDYVFIMKLDWGMKGAALASGIAVLLPFLFGIGYFFTKRSVFRFNKFSVTLIDFKNILMIGSAEFISQISISITTFIFNLVLLERFGVNGVAAFTIIGYVLFIQNMILTGIAIGIHPVISYNFGAKNIGMIFKLLKTALQAVFLVGVLVFMVSFVASESIISIFSKGNAELLHIGGIGLKIFSIAFILNGYNIIALVFFTSIGETKVAALVSSLRSLILLVIFLLVLPHILGDIGIWLTTPLTEAVTLVIAYFLVTRTKEKLAYIQDNIG is encoded by the coding sequence ATGAGTGAAATATTTCGAGAAAAAAATATTATTAAAACGTTTTTAAACTATTCCATTCCGTGTATTGTAGGTATGTTTCTTACATCTTTTATTATCATAGTCGATGGTATCTTTATTGGGTGGAAAGTAGGAGAAAATGGTCTTGCGGCAATAAATCTTACACTTCCAGTGTTTTATATTTTAATGGCAGTTACGATAACAATAGGGGTTGGCGGAGTAACTCTTGCTACGCAGAGCCTTGGAGCGAAAGAAAACCATCGAGCAAATTACTACTTTTCATTTTCCTTGATGGCAATTTTCGTTATAAATACAATAATAGTAGTAATGATTGCAGTATTTCTGGACGAGGTCGTAATGCTGTTAAATGCGAAGGACTTTATGTATCAATATGTAAAGGACTTCCTTAGTGTCGTAGTATATTTTTATATATTCATGATGATGAATATGGCCTTCTCCATGTTTATCAGAGCAGAGGGCAAGCCACAGTTATCCTTACTTTTTGGATTGGCAGGAAATGTCTTTAATTTTATTCTGGACTATGTGTTTATTATGAAATTGGATTGGGGCATGAAGGGAGCCGCATTAGCGTCAGGTATCGCCGTTTTGCTGCCTTTTTTATTTGGTATAGGATATTTTTTTACTAAAAGATCAGTCTTTAGATTCAACAAATTTAGCGTTACGTTAATTGATTTCAAAAATATATTGATGATTGGTTCGGCGGAATTTATATCACAAATTTCTATTTCAATTACTACATTTATATTCAACTTGGTGCTGCTAGAGAGATTTGGTGTCAATGGGGTTGCTGCATTTACCATTATTGGTTACGTTTTATTTATACAGAATATGATACTTACTGGAATTGCTATAGGTATTCACCCAGTTATAAGCTATAATTTTGGAGCAAAGAATATAGGAATGATCTTCAAACTACTAAAAACGGCTTTACAAGCGGTATTCTTAGTAGGGGTGTTGGTATTTATGGTGTCTTTTGTTGCCTCGGAAAGTATAATCAGTATATTTTCTAAGGGAAATGCGGAACTTTTACATATTGGCGGGATAGGACTAAAAATCTTTTCAATCGCTTTCATACTTAATGGCTATAACATTATTGCGTTAGTATTCTTTACTTCAATTGGCGAAACCAAAGTAGCCGCGCTGGTTTCCAGTCTGCGAAGTCTTATTCTGCTGGTGATATTTTTATTGGTGTTACCACATATCTTAGGTGATATAGGAATATGGCTGACTACGCCCTTGACAGAGGCCGTAACGCTTGTCATAGCGTACTTTTTAGTGACTAGAACGAAAGAAAAACTGGCCTATATACAAGACAATATAGGATAA
- a CDS encoding AraC family transcriptional regulator, with translation MHSDYIMSINQALNYIYQNLDKNLTVDEIADHCCFSKYYFNRVFKLIVGENIYSFIKRMKLENAAFKLRTSKDSPITNIAIEIGYSPSNFASAFKQYFGLSATDYRKLNGVPFKDSFAAVFDHIHNLKKKENIFEEIDAKIRIKRMEGMNLVYKRTICNYTRDLQGAWEIFCEEMEEKKLLDINSRFVGISYDDPLITDEERCIYDMCMVVDQVSGINVHRIESGMYACYEFYDKLEKLILVFNEIFALWFPFCKYELDNKPSLEIYQDGVDEKGNIAVEICIPIKSSYN, from the coding sequence TTGCATAGTGATTATATTATGAGCATCAATCAGGCGCTAAACTATATCTATCAGAACTTGGACAAGAACTTGACAGTGGATGAGATCGCGGATCATTGCTGCTTTTCGAAGTATTATTTCAATCGAGTATTTAAGTTAATCGTTGGTGAAAATATATATTCCTTCATAAAGCGAATGAAATTGGAGAATGCTGCTTTCAAGTTGAGAACTTCGAAAGATAGCCCTATAACCAATATTGCAATAGAAATTGGCTACAGTCCGTCCAATTTTGCATCTGCTTTCAAGCAATATTTCGGATTGAGTGCCACTGATTATAGAAAACTGAATGGTGTACCCTTCAAGGATTCATTTGCTGCGGTATTCGATCATATTCATAATCTAAAAAAGAAAGAAAATATATTTGAAGAGATTGACGCTAAAATACGGATAAAAAGAATGGAAGGTATGAATCTAGTATATAAGAGGACTATTTGTAACTACACGAGAGACCTGCAAGGAGCATGGGAAATCTTTTGTGAAGAAATGGAAGAGAAAAAATTACTGGATATCAATTCTCGATTTGTGGGTATTTCTTATGACGATCCACTCATTACGGATGAAGAAAGATGTATATATGATATGTGCATGGTTGTTGATCAGGTATCAGGCATCAATGTACATCGGATTGAATCAGGGATGTATGCCTGTTATGAGTTTTACGATAAATTAGAGAAACTTATATTGGTTTTTAATGAAATTTTTGCGTTGTGGTTCCCTTTTTGCAAATATGAATTAGACAATAAGCCGAGTTTGGAAATTTACCAAGATGGCGTGGATGAAAAAGGAAATATAGCTGTTGAAATTTGTATACCCATAAAGAGTAGCTACAATTAA
- a CDS encoding helix-turn-helix transcriptional regulator has translation MVRNWLVEFRHQQGVTHQEVADKANIKRAYYTQIELGLRNPSPKVAKRIALTLDFDWELFFAEKCSEKRQKE, from the coding sequence ATGGTAAGAAATTGGTTAGTAGAGTTTCGACATCAGCAAGGGGTAACTCATCAAGAGGTTGCAGACAAGGCTAATATAAAGCGGGCATATTATACACAAATTGAATTAGGACTAAGAAACCCAAGTCCTAAAGTTGCAAAAAGAATAGCTTTAACTCTTGATTTTGATTGGGAACTTTTTTTTGCAGAAAAATGTAGCGAAAAGCGACAAAAAGAATAA
- a CDS encoding DUF6680 family protein, translated as MELINVLTLSAMLLSPLIALQVSRRLQKSAEKKQRKEDIFRTLMKTRASILNPEHVEALNLIDVIFYGTDKKDRAVMESWKVYLDHLNNNKMQIELWIEKREELLIELLENMALSLNYDFGKSHIKRTSYFPQGYANLDSELQSIRIGLIELLNSERALSVMAVIPQEQSKSDHVTTLKKETA; from the coding sequence ATGGAATTAATTAATGTTTTAACACTTTCTGCAATGCTTTTGTCACCGCTTATTGCATTACAAGTTAGTCGGCGACTTCAAAAAAGTGCTGAAAAGAAGCAACGTAAAGAGGATATATTTAGAACGCTTATGAAAACTCGTGCTTCTATATTGAACCCAGAACACGTAGAAGCTTTAAATCTGATTGATGTTATATTTTATGGCACGGACAAAAAAGATAGAGCGGTTATGGAATCATGGAAGGTGTATTTAGATCATTTAAATAACAATAAGATGCAAATTGAATTATGGATTGAAAAACGCGAGGAACTATTAATTGAATTACTAGAAAATATGGCTCTTAGTTTAAACTATGATTTTGGTAAATCACATATAAAAAGAACATCTTACTTTCCGCAAGGATATGCTAATTTAGATTCTGAATTGCAATCTATTAGAATCGGTCTAATAGAGTTACTTAATTCAGAACGCGCTTTATCTGTTATGGCAGTTATACCACAGGAGCAATCAAAAAGTGATCACGTTACAACATTGAAAAAAGAAACTGCATAA
- a CDS encoding alcohol dehydrogenase catalytic domain-containing protein produces MKAITLDSPLKIGIKNIPMPERKNDSEVLIKVRALGICGSDIGAYRGVNPTVSYPRIIGHEIGGEVVEIGENSKGIMVGDRVVLEPYLPCYQCYPCSIGRTNCCEQLKVLGVQTDGGMAEYVSHPLNLVHVVPAEMEWQEVAMIEPLTIALHANHRARVKDGEHILIIGAGAIGLLAAQVAMVYGAVPIVVDVEEKRLTLAKEIGIPYTLHPSKGNVIQELNIITQGRMAEVVIEASGAKGAIFGMFDYVSAAGRIALVGWPNGETPLPTAVITKKELDIVGSRTSANEFPEAIDLLQNKQIKVHEIISRVVTFDEIPDSVMNMASFPDKFVKVVAVL; encoded by the coding sequence ATGAAAGCAATAACTCTAGATTCGCCCCTCAAAATCGGCATTAAAAACATCCCCATGCCAGAACGCAAGAACGACAGTGAAGTTCTCATCAAAGTCCGTGCCCTAGGCATCTGCGGATCAGACATTGGTGCCTATCGGGGCGTCAACCCCACCGTAAGCTATCCTCGTATCATCGGTCATGAGATCGGCGGGGAAGTCGTGGAGATTGGAGAGAACAGCAAGGGAATTATGGTAGGGGACAGAGTGGTATTAGAACCTTATCTACCTTGCTACCAGTGCTACCCTTGCAGTATTGGCCGAACCAACTGCTGCGAACAGTTAAAAGTCTTAGGAGTGCAGACGGATGGAGGTATGGCGGAGTATGTGTCTCATCCACTCAACTTGGTGCATGTAGTACCTGCCGAAATGGAGTGGCAAGAGGTTGCCATGATTGAGCCCTTGACCATTGCTCTCCATGCCAATCATCGGGCTCGAGTGAAGGACGGGGAGCATATTCTCATAATTGGGGCGGGAGCCATTGGTTTGTTAGCGGCCCAGGTTGCTATGGTCTATGGAGCGGTTCCCATCGTAGTAGATGTGGAAGAGAAACGCTTAACACTGGCTAAAGAGATTGGCATACCCTATACCCTGCATCCGTCTAAGGGCAATGTGATACAAGAACTGAACATTATTACTCAGGGACGTATGGCAGAAGTCGTTATCGAAGCCTCAGGAGCTAAAGGGGCTATCTTTGGGATGTTTGACTATGTATCTGCCGCAGGGCGAATTGCCTTGGTGGGCTGGCCCAATGGGGAAACGCCCTTGCCTACGGCTGTGATTACCAAGAAGGAACTAGATATTGTAGGCTCCCGTACCAGTGCCAATGAATTCCCCGAAGCCATTGACTTACTACAAAACAAGCAAATCAAGGTGCATGAGATCATCAGTCGAGTAGTGACTTTCGACGAGATTCCCGATTCCGTCATGAATATGGCTAGTTTTCCCGACAAGTTTGTGAAAGTGGTAGCGGTGCTATAA
- a CDS encoding helix-turn-helix transcriptional regulator: MLGKRLRELRTAKDLTQQKLANMLDIPRGTYAHYEIGKREPDNATLLQLAKFFNVTVDYLLNNDTAGLQSAQPSKEPPNDLIKFLDQPEILLEGMLLTKEDKAKIKASLDIIFWDTKQKKKREKS, from the coding sequence TTGTTAGGTAAAAGACTAAGAGAATTACGAACTGCCAAAGACTTAACACAACAGAAATTAGCAAATATGCTGGATATCCCCCGCGGAACGTATGCCCATTACGAAATTGGAAAACGTGAACCAGATAATGCTACCCTTTTGCAGCTTGCTAAGTTCTTTAATGTTACAGTTGATTATTTATTAAATAATGATACTGCCGGTCTCCAATCTGCTCAACCAAGCAAAGAACCTCCTAATGACTTAATTAAATTTCTTGATCAGCCAGAAATATTACTCGAAGGTATGTTGCTAACTAAAGAAGATAAAGCCAAAATTAAAGCATCACTTGATATTATATTCTGGGATACAAAACAAAAAAAGAAGCGGGAAAAATCGTAA
- a CDS encoding DUF4917 family protein, whose translation MQDYEIYEFDDLIPNKEVLKSAVLILGNGASIAVSDCFFYSKLFDMACSNSILDCNSRELFEKLDTTDFELVLNKLRQASIINNVLDLDNDNVALKTYDSIRKALINVVKENHVKHGDVLFKLFNIKKFMEQFKTVISLNYDLLIYWAMMSNNFEANYKMKDCFTAKMDDGNLGFDYETQKYRSGYGGVSDPTLVFYPHGSLILATNDNNEELKITVSSQNNLFEEISEKWSKNYVPLFVSEGDSKQKLRTIKRSSYLNYVYENILVDLGKFAVIYGWRLAEQEEHLVNRIFHKNGVSKVMISIYISEKSSVNDIRDEQDRIINLLKRRNKEIEVKFFNASNENCWVNYEG comes from the coding sequence ATGCAGGATTATGAAATTTATGAATTTGATGATCTTATACCTAATAAAGAAGTCTTAAAAAGTGCAGTTTTAATTTTAGGAAATGGAGCAAGTATAGCTGTTAGTGATTGTTTTTTTTATTCAAAATTATTTGATATGGCTTGTAGCAATTCAATATTAGATTGTAACTCTAGAGAGTTATTTGAAAAATTAGATACGACAGATTTTGAACTAGTATTAAATAAACTAAGACAAGCATCAATTATTAATAACGTGTTAGACTTAGATAATGATAATGTTGCTCTAAAGACTTATGATAGTATAAGAAAAGCACTAATAAATGTTGTAAAGGAAAATCATGTAAAGCATGGTGATGTACTTTTTAAATTATTTAATATAAAAAAATTTATGGAACAATTTAAGACAGTTATAAGTTTGAATTATGATTTATTAATTTATTGGGCAATGATGAGTAATAATTTTGAAGCAAATTATAAAATGAAGGATTGCTTCACGGCGAAAATGGATGATGGTAATCTTGGATTTGATTACGAAACTCAGAAATATAGAAGTGGATACGGAGGCGTTAGTGACCCAACATTAGTTTTTTATCCGCATGGTAGTTTAATATTAGCAACTAATGATAATAATGAAGAATTAAAAATAACAGTATCTAGTCAGAACAATTTATTTGAGGAAATATCTGAGAAATGGAGCAAAAATTATGTCCCCTTATTTGTGAGTGAAGGAGATTCTAAGCAAAAATTAAGAACGATAAAAAGGAGTTCCTATCTTAATTATGTATATGAAAATATATTAGTGGATTTGGGAAAATTTGCAGTCATATATGGTTGGAGGCTAGCTGAGCAAGAAGAGCATCTGGTAAATAGGATATTTCATAAAAATGGTGTTAGCAAAGTAATGATATCAATATATATATCAGAGAAATCCTCTGTTAATGATATTAGAGATGAACAAGATAGAATTATCAATTTGTTGAAAAGAAGAAATAAGGAGATTGAAGTGAAATTTTTTAATGCGTCAAATGAAAATTGTTGGGTGAATTATGAAGGGTGA
- the iolC gene encoding 5-dehydro-2-deoxygluconokinase produces the protein MKKFSFASTKDIDVIAVGRIAIDLNPNEIHRTLDKVNTFTKYVGGSPANIAVGLARLGKKVGFIGKVSDDAFGRYVTDYFIEKGIDVSHVSKASHGEVLGLTFTEISSPTESQILMYREGVADLQLAPEDVSEEYIKRARFLLISGTALAASPSREACFLAMKYAKKHDTRVIFDIDYRNYTWKSKAEVAVYYSLTGQRSDILMGSREEFELMEKLEQGNDIPDYCLADQYLSHGNQIVIIKHGKKGSLAYSSDRKAYQVGSFSVKLLKSFGGGDAYASAFLYGILEGWQLAPSLEFAAASAARVVSSHSCSDAMSTAEEIKSFIANSQEAGTIAQEIPWDQSITGGKSCR, from the coding sequence ATGAAAAAGTTCAGCTTTGCATCTACGAAAGATATTGATGTTATTGCCGTGGGGCGTATTGCCATTGATTTGAACCCTAACGAGATTCATCGAACCTTGGATAAGGTCAACACCTTTACCAAATATGTAGGCGGTTCTCCTGCCAATATCGCCGTTGGTTTAGCCCGTCTTGGTAAGAAAGTAGGATTTATCGGCAAGGTGTCTGATGATGCCTTTGGCAGATACGTGACAGACTACTTTATCGAAAAGGGGATTGATGTCTCTCACGTTTCTAAGGCATCGCATGGGGAGGTCTTAGGTCTGACCTTTACGGAAATATCCAGTCCCACGGAAAGTCAGATTCTCATGTATCGTGAGGGGGTTGCGGATTTGCAATTAGCTCCCGAGGATGTTTCCGAAGAGTACATTAAGAGAGCTAGGTTCCTCTTGATCTCAGGGACAGCCTTGGCAGCTAGTCCTTCCCGGGAAGCTTGCTTCTTAGCGATGAAGTATGCCAAGAAGCATGATACCAGGGTGATCTTTGATATTGACTACCGTAACTATACCTGGAAGTCAAAAGCGGAAGTAGCGGTATACTACTCCTTGACAGGCCAGCGCAGTGATATCCTCATGGGTTCTCGGGAAGAATTCGAACTCATGGAAAAGCTAGAACAGGGTAATGACATACCCGACTACTGCCTAGCCGATCAATATCTCAGTCATGGGAATCAGATTGTCATTATCAAACATGGCAAGAAAGGTTCTCTTGCCTACAGCAGTGATCGGAAGGCTTATCAAGTGGGTTCCTTCTCGGTGAAACTCTTAAAATCCTTCGGCGGTGGGGATGCCTATGCTTCCGCTTTTCTCTATGGGATCTTAGAAGGCTGGCAGTTAGCCCCATCACTAGAATTTGCGGCGGCCTCGGCGGCAAGGGTGGTATCCAGTCATAGTTGTTCCGATGCCATGTCCACGGCTGAGGAAATCAAAAGCTTCATTGCCAATAGCCAAGAAGCAGGAACAATCGCTCAGGAAATTCCCTGGGATCAGTCCATCACAGGAGGTAAATCATGCCGTTAG